Proteins encoded in a region of the Deltaproteobacteria bacterium genome:
- a CDS encoding methyltransferase domain-containing protein → MDIHSIEKAYQRYANIYDVTFGKIFHRGRVASVDLLNIQPGEKVLEVGVGTGLTLPFFPDNCHVTGIDLSEHMLDKARENIELHGKQNVEIKQMDATHMDFPDNHFDSVVAAYVISVVPDPVKVLNEMMRVCKKGGKIVFINHFKCDNPVIAGLEQLISPLSRYLGFKTDLELEPLLEEIPKLQVEKIEGVNLFNYWKVVEGINNK, encoded by the coding sequence ATGGATATACATTCTATCGAGAAGGCTTACCAGAGATACGCAAATATTTACGATGTCACGTTCGGTAAAATATTTCATCGGGGAAGGGTCGCTTCCGTGGATCTGCTCAACATTCAGCCCGGAGAAAAGGTGCTTGAAGTCGGTGTGGGAACGGGGCTTACGCTTCCCTTTTTCCCGGACAACTGTCATGTAACGGGCATTGATCTTTCGGAGCATATGCTCGACAAGGCGAGGGAGAACATCGAACTGCACGGAAAGCAAAACGTTGAAATAAAACAGATGGATGCCACCCACATGGACTTTCCCGATAATCATTTTGATTCTGTTGTCGCCGCCTATGTTATCAGCGTTGTTCCCGATCCCGTCAAGGTACTCAATGAGATGATGAGAGTCTGCAAAAAGGGCGGCAAGATTGTTTTTATTAATCACTTCAAATGCGATAACCCTGTTATTGCCGGTCTGGAACAGCTCATTTCGCCTCTTTCCAGGTATCTCGGATTCAAGACAGACCTGGAGCTTGAGCCCTTGCTGGAAGAGATCCCAAAGCTTCAGGTCGAAAAAATTGAGGGGGTCAATCTCTTTAACTACTGGAAAGTGGTTGAAGGTATTAACAATAAGTAG
- a CDS encoding inositol monophosphatase: protein MINCFSHMIKGEEEKYLEAAKEAVFKAGEEILLVLGDEGRQIDYKGELDLVTEMDRYSETLIRELLTRRFPHIAVLAEEGGVFGDDSGARWIIDPIDGTTSYAHGLPHFALSIGLEVEGVVRAGVVYNPPLKECFTAIKGRGAYLNGREIGVSKTSELKRSLLATGFPYDRKSNDNNNLDKFGAFLMKIQGIRRMGSAALDLCYTAAGRFDGYWEMRLKPWDTAAGFLILMEAGGVITDFSGNEYSIYSDELLASNGRIHNQMLSVLKELE from the coding sequence TTGATAAACTGTTTTTCTCACATGATTAAGGGAGAAGAGGAAAAATACCTGGAGGCGGCAAAAGAGGCTGTTTTTAAAGCGGGTGAGGAGATCCTTCTTGTTCTCGGTGACGAGGGGAGGCAGATCGATTACAAAGGTGAACTCGATCTTGTTACCGAAATGGACAGGTATTCGGAAACCCTGATCAGAGAGCTTCTTACCCGTCGATTTCCTCATATTGCCGTTCTTGCAGAAGAAGGGGGCGTTTTCGGAGATGATTCGGGCGCCAGGTGGATAATCGATCCCATCGACGGGACGACAAGTTATGCCCATGGCCTGCCCCACTTTGCCCTGTCTATCGGCCTTGAAGTAGAAGGTGTTGTCAGGGCGGGTGTTGTTTATAACCCTCCCTTAAAGGAGTGTTTTACGGCAATAAAGGGTAGGGGGGCCTATCTCAACGGCAGGGAAATTGGTGTATCGAAGACGAGTGAACTGAAAAGATCCCTTCTTGCCACAGGCTTTCCCTATGACAGGAAAAGCAATGACAACAACAACCTGGATAAGTTCGGCGCTTTTTTGATGAAGATCCAGGGAATCAGGAGAATGGGATCGGCGGCCCTCGATCTTTGCTATACGGCAGCAGGAAGGTTTGACGGCTACTGGGAAATGAGGCTTAAACCCTGGGATACGGCGGCAGGCTTCCTCATCCTGATGGAAGCCGGTGGAGTCATTACCGATTTCAGCGGGAATGAATACAGCATTTACAGCGATGAACTGCTTGCAAGCAACGGTCGCATACATAATCAGATGTTATCAGTCTTAAAGGAGTTGGAATAA
- a CDS encoding FAD-binding oxidoreductase, which translates to MEYVTPVIIMGGVSLFLSFVIIVAGRYLAEYGLCTITVNDEKTLQLTGGESLLSSLFTQKIFIPSACGGKGSCGYCKVKVVGGGGGLLPTELPYLSPQERENHVRLSCQVKVKNDLNILIPEEYLSIREYKAKVKKSRDLTYDIKEIRFQLLLVDQPEFKFKPGQYIQFHVPNSKGEIIYRAYSISSLPSTPGEIELIVRLVPGGIGSTYIHNLKKGDECLISGPYGEFFLDERSDADVICVGGGAGMAPLKSIIYSLFHRKTKRKVYLYFGVRATKDLFYAEEFEALSREHPNFHYVFALSSPEETDEWEGETGFIHLVLDKHVEEGVQKEAYLCGPPVMIDAVIKVLKEKGIDDDRIHYDKF; encoded by the coding sequence ATGGAATATGTAACACCGGTCATCATTATGGGGGGCGTAAGCCTCTTCCTGTCCTTTGTCATTATCGTTGCGGGCAGATACCTTGCCGAGTACGGTCTTTGCACTATTACCGTTAATGATGAAAAAACATTGCAGCTGACGGGAGGGGAGAGCCTTCTTTCCTCTCTTTTTACGCAAAAGATATTTATTCCTTCCGCCTGTGGCGGCAAGGGGAGCTGTGGTTACTGCAAGGTAAAGGTTGTGGGAGGTGGGGGAGGGCTGCTTCCTACGGAGTTACCCTACCTGAGCCCTCAGGAGCGGGAGAATCATGTGAGACTTTCCTGCCAGGTGAAGGTAAAGAATGATCTTAATATTTTAATACCGGAAGAATACCTCTCCATCAGGGAGTATAAGGCAAAAGTCAAAAAAAGCAGGGACCTTACTTATGATATTAAGGAGATCCGTTTTCAACTCCTCCTTGTTGATCAGCCTGAGTTTAAATTTAAGCCGGGCCAGTACATCCAGTTTCACGTACCCAACTCAAAGGGAGAAATTATTTACCGGGCCTACTCCATATCATCACTCCCTTCGACGCCCGGAGAAATCGAGCTTATTGTCCGCCTCGTACCGGGTGGAATAGGTTCAACCTATATTCACAACCTGAAAAAGGGGGACGAGTGCCTTATCAGCGGTCCCTATGGGGAATTTTTTCTAGATGAACGATCCGATGCCGATGTTATCTGTGTGGGGGGCGGCGCAGGCATGGCGCCCCTTAAGTCGATTATCTATTCTCTCTTCCATAGGAAAACAAAGCGAAAAGTCTATCTCTATTTTGGTGTGAGAGCCACGAAAGACCTTTTTTATGCGGAAGAGTTTGAGGCCCTTTCCAGGGAACACCCTAATTTTCATTATGTCTTCGCCCTCTCTTCACCGGAAGAGACCGATGAGTGGGAAGGGGAAACAGGTTTTATCCACCTTGTTCTCGACAAGCACGTGGAAGAAGGCGTGCAAAAGGAAGCCTATCTCTGCGGGCCACCGGTCATGATCGATGCCGTCATCAAGGTGCTAAAGGAAAAAGGCATCGATGATGACCGCATCCATTACGACAAGTTTTAA
- a CDS encoding NADH:ubiquinone reductase (Na(+)-transporting) subunit E (Part of the NQR complex which consists of NqrA, NqrB, NqrC, NqrD, NqrE and NqrF; NQR complex catalyzes the reduction of ubiquinone-1 to ubiquinol by two successive reactions, coupled with the transport of Na(+) ions from the cytoplasm to the periplasm; NqrE is probably involved in the second step, the conversion of ubisemiquinone to ubiquinol.), with amino-acid sequence MDITAIFIASIFTHNIALAYFLGMCPFIALSGDLRTASGMSMAVTFVMTIAAAATWPIYHKLLVPFEVEYLQYVLFILVIAALVQIVEMVIERSSPVLYNSMGVFLPLITVNCAILGVTLFMIVRDYSYMESLVYSFGSGIGWGLAILAMAAIRERLRFANVPEGLKGPGITMIIAGLMAMGFMGFAGMLNVQ; translated from the coding sequence ATGGACATTACAGCAATCTTTATAGCCTCCATATTTACCCATAATATAGCACTGGCCTATTTTCTCGGCATGTGTCCTTTTATTGCCCTTTCAGGGGATTTAAGGACAGCCTCGGGTATGTCTATGGCTGTGACCTTCGTCATGACCATTGCCGCTGCCGCCACATGGCCTATTTACCACAAGCTGCTCGTCCCATTTGAGGTGGAATACCTCCAGTATGTTCTCTTCATTCTCGTTATTGCGGCGCTGGTGCAGATTGTGGAAATGGTTATCGAGCGGTCTAGCCCTGTGCTCTATAATTCAATGGGTGTATTTCTCCCTCTCATTACAGTCAACTGCGCTATTCTTGGCGTGACGTTATTTATGATCGTAAGGGATTACAGCTATATGGAGAGCCTCGTCTACAGCTTTGGCAGTGGCATCGGCTGGGGCCTTGCTATCCTTGCCATGGCTGCCATTCGTGAACGCCTCCGTTTTGCCAATGTGCCCGAAGGGCTGAAAGGACCGGGTATTACCATGATTATTGCAGGCCTCATGGCTATGGGATTTATGGGCTTTGCCGGAATGCTGAATGTACAGTAA
- the rsxE gene encoding electron transport complex subunit RsxE produces MAESAANMKNILTRGIIRDNPTFRMVLGICSTLAVTNRVSNSIAMSLGTAFVLLSSSLSVSLLRNYIPRKVRMAVYTVIIATFVVVVDIYLKAFYPLISKQIGPYVGLIITNCIIMGRAEAFASVNRPFPSVLDALGVGIGYSFSLLLLSSIREPLGFGTYLGYAVFGDWWEPWVLMVMPPGAFLVLGLYIWILRTVSR; encoded by the coding sequence ATGGCTGAGTCGGCAGCAAATATGAAAAACATCCTTACTCGCGGAATAATAAGGGACAACCCCACTTTCCGTATGGTGCTCGGTATTTGCTCCACCCTGGCTGTGACTAACAGGGTGAGTAACTCCATTGCCATGAGTCTGGGCACTGCCTTTGTCCTCCTTTCAAGTTCTCTCTCTGTATCGCTTCTTAGAAACTACATCCCGAGAAAGGTAAGAATGGCCGTTTATACGGTTATTATCGCCACCTTTGTTGTTGTTGTCGATATATACCTGAAGGCTTTTTACCCGCTCATCAGCAAACAGATCGGTCCCTATGTAGGCCTCATCATTACCAACTGCATCATCATGGGAAGGGCCGAGGCTTTTGCTTCCGTCAATAGACCCTTTCCTTCAGTACTGGACGCTCTTGGTGTGGGGATAGGCTACAGCTTTTCCCTCCTCTTGCTGTCATCCATCAGGGAGCCCCTCGGTTTCGGAACCTATCTCGGGTATGCAGTATTTGGTGATTGGTGGGAACCCTGGGTGCTTATGGTTATGCCACCGGGGGCTTTTCTCGTGCTGGGGCTTTACATATGGATACTAAGAACGGTATCCCGGTGA
- a CDS encoding FMN-binding protein has translation MREKILIVVVLFAVSAVSALMLAAVNAASRDIIIKNRERNFKMALLSVLELEKTERELEEIYRERIKEQKLSAGKVYFFMGGKDNNVIKGAAFKLTGSGFWGPISVMVGVSIPGLKITGIEILEQGETPGLGARIEERHFREQFLSKSLNEVILIKVRGEKPGPNDVSAITGATITSKSLEKIINEASRPYIDSLREINHG, from the coding sequence ATGAGAGAAAAGATTCTCATTGTTGTCGTTCTCTTTGCCGTTTCTGCCGTGTCAGCCCTCATGCTGGCTGCCGTCAATGCCGCTTCGCGCGATATTATCATTAAAAACAGGGAGAGGAATTTTAAAATGGCCTTGCTTTCCGTTCTTGAACTTGAAAAGACAGAAAGGGAGCTCGAAGAAATTTACAGGGAAAGAATAAAGGAACAAAAGCTCTCCGCAGGAAAGGTCTATTTTTTTATGGGAGGAAAGGATAACAACGTAATAAAAGGAGCAGCTTTTAAGCTGACAGGTTCCGGTTTCTGGGGGCCCATATCGGTTATGGTCGGTGTCAGCATACCGGGGCTGAAAATCACAGGAATTGAAATTCTCGAGCAGGGAGAAACGCCGGGACTGGGGGCGAGGATAGAGGAACGTCATTTCAGGGAACAGTTTTTATCAAAAAGCCTCAATGAGGTGATTCTCATAAAAGTAAGAGGCGAAAAACCCGGTCCAAATGACGTATCAGCAATAACGGGGGCCACCATTACCAGCAAGAGTCTCGAAAAGATCATCAACGAGGCGTCACGGCCTTATATCGATTCCTTAAGAGAGATAAATCATGGCTGA
- a CDS encoding RnfABCDGE type electron transport complex subunit D, with amino-acid sequence MTGLIKKMLETASGRLEKSRLKPLKPLLNAVDGFFFRGDDVTVGAPHIRDGNNLKRMFIFVVFAALPSAVAGIYYFGWRAVLIIAISYMVGLTVEITFAVIRKEEISEGAFVTCILYPLILPPDLPLWMVALGIFMGVFFGKEVFGGTGYNVFNPALVSRVFLYICFPVAMTANWTSPMSGWGGLMTYQGDAISGATPLALYKMKGELTPLWDLFWGNVSGSLGETSAFLVLIGGMFLLITRVADWRIPLSFLGSALIFSLIFHAVNPTLFAPAGFQLLSGGMLFGAFFMATDPVTSPFTKEGRWFFGAACGLITILIRGYSGYAEGVMFAILFMNIFSSLIDRIVLGYRYREVRV; translated from the coding sequence ATGACGGGATTGATCAAAAAAATGCTTGAAACCGCCTCCGGCCGGCTTGAAAAAAGTCGCTTAAAACCCTTAAAACCACTTCTCAATGCCGTCGATGGCTTTTTCTTCCGTGGCGATGACGTTACGGTCGGCGCTCCGCACATAAGAGACGGCAATAACTTAAAGCGTATGTTCATTTTCGTCGTCTTTGCTGCTCTTCCTTCAGCAGTGGCAGGGATTTACTATTTCGGTTGGCGGGCTGTACTTATCATTGCCATTTCCTATATGGTGGGCCTCACTGTAGAGATAACTTTTGCCGTCATCAGAAAAGAAGAGATTAGTGAAGGGGCCTTTGTTACCTGTATCCTCTATCCTCTCATTCTTCCTCCTGACCTTCCCCTATGGATGGTGGCGCTCGGTATTTTTATGGGTGTTTTTTTTGGCAAGGAGGTTTTTGGCGGCACGGGCTATAACGTCTTTAACCCGGCACTTGTGAGCCGTGTCTTTCTTTACATCTGCTTTCCCGTTGCCATGACGGCTAACTGGACTTCGCCTATGTCAGGCTGGGGTGGATTGATGACTTACCAGGGAGACGCAATTAGCGGTGCAACACCGCTGGCCCTCTACAAGATGAAGGGGGAACTGACGCCGCTGTGGGACCTCTTTTGGGGAAATGTAAGCGGCTCTTTAGGGGAAACGTCGGCCTTTTTAGTGCTTATTGGAGGCATGTTCCTCCTTATTACCAGGGTTGCCGACTGGCGTATACCGCTCTCCTTTTTGGGAAGTGCGCTTATATTTTCCCTTATCTTTCACGCAGTCAATCCCACCCTCTTCGCTCCGGCAGGGTTCCAGCTTCTTTCAGGAGGAATGCTTTTCGGCGCTTTTTTTATGGCCACCGATCCCGTGACGAGCCCTTTCACCAAAGAGGGCAGGTGGTTTTTTGGCGCTGCCTGCGGACTCATTACTATCCTTATTCGGGGCTATTCGGGTTATGCCGAGGGGGTCATGTTTGCCATTCTGTTTATGAATATCTTTTCCTCACTCATCGACCGTATTGTTCTCGGTTACCGCTACAGAGAGGTCAGGGTATGA
- a CDS encoding 4Fe-4S dicluster domain-containing protein, protein MFFQSRRLLRSGYHFGKLHGGDYSGPIERAELPDKVIIPLKQGFSAETLSLVKKGDHVRAGQIIGRDDHSWSSPVHSSINGVVEYFESFMEGHEPHYGVVIRRDHKDERGYVPVPGGGSADKTADEISEILYLAGVTALGSTGIPSFHHTSDLKPDGVKGLVINGLSGEPFSLPQEQLLKERLKDFVTGLKILKKLFQLEGNIHITLGKASALAEEIKKFKISGIVVHTFQNKYPFHMDAIISELTTGNKVPAGGTPSEIGLVVLTIQDVLHVYEALVIGKPLIERTIAIGGPGAEKSRLMKVAVGSPVEWLLLGNIKVGVEERILVGGAMRGAPLESARHPVERTFSALTLLEENREQEFLYFLRPGFDLLSYSREYISSFLRFFTRRAETNMQGEGRACIYCSYCEDVCPRQLVPHLYSRYIRHDMAEEAIKYGLELCIDCGLCTFVCPSKILLGKDIIEGKKSLEERGRWSHPKGLGKLESLETESAP, encoded by the coding sequence ATGTTTTTCCAGTCAAGGAGACTGTTAAGAAGCGGCTACCATTTCGGCAAACTTCATGGCGGGGACTATTCGGGCCCCATTGAACGAGCCGAACTGCCGGATAAGGTTATCATCCCCCTCAAGCAGGGTTTCAGCGCTGAAACCCTGTCTCTCGTCAAAAAGGGCGATCATGTCAGGGCAGGCCAGATCATTGGCCGCGACGACCATAGCTGGTCTTCTCCCGTCCACTCATCCATTAATGGTGTCGTTGAGTATTTTGAATCCTTCATGGAAGGCCATGAGCCGCACTATGGTGTTGTCATTCGCCGGGACCATAAGGATGAAAGGGGCTATGTACCTGTTCCGGGGGGTGGGTCGGCAGACAAAACGGCAGATGAGATCAGTGAAATTCTTTACCTTGCCGGTGTTACTGCACTCGGTTCGACGGGAATCCCAAGCTTTCACCATACGTCGGATCTAAAGCCTGATGGGGTGAAGGGTCTTGTCATCAATGGTCTTTCAGGGGAGCCCTTTTCTCTCCCCCAGGAGCAGCTTCTTAAGGAGAGGTTGAAGGATTTTGTAACAGGGCTCAAGATTCTTAAAAAACTTTTTCAGCTTGAAGGTAATATTCATATCACCCTTGGAAAGGCTTCAGCTCTTGCAGAGGAGATAAAGAAATTCAAGATAAGTGGGATTGTAGTTCACACCTTTCAAAACAAATATCCCTTCCATATGGACGCCATCATCAGCGAACTGACGACGGGCAACAAAGTACCTGCCGGGGGGACGCCTTCCGAAATCGGTCTTGTTGTTCTCACAATACAAGATGTGCTTCATGTTTATGAGGCCCTTGTCATCGGTAAGCCGCTCATAGAAAGGACCATTGCCATTGGTGGCCCCGGTGCTGAAAAAAGCAGGCTCATGAAGGTTGCCGTGGGCTCGCCTGTGGAATGGCTGCTTCTGGGCAATATAAAAGTGGGGGTGGAAGAACGCATCCTGGTGGGAGGAGCCATGCGGGGAGCGCCTCTTGAGAGTGCAAGGCACCCTGTTGAGCGGACCTTTTCGGCGCTTACGCTCCTTGAAGAGAACAGGGAGCAGGAGTTCCTCTATTTTTTAAGGCCCGGTTTTGACCTCCTTTCCTATTCGAGGGAATATATTTCCTCTTTTTTAAGGTTTTTCACAAGGCGGGCCGAAACGAACATGCAGGGCGAAGGCAGGGCCTGCATCTATTGCAGCTACTGTGAAGATGTCTGTCCGAGACAGCTCGTGCCTCACCTCTACAGCCGTTACATCAGGCACGATATGGCTGAAGAGGCCATAAAATATGGTCTTGAATTGTGCATCGACTGCGGTCTTTGCACCTTTGTCTGTCCCTCCAAGATTCTCCTCGGAAAAGATATTATTGAAGGAAAAAAGTCGCTTGAAGAAAGGGGCAGGTGGTCTCACCCCAAAGGACTTGGAAAGCTGGAATCCCTGGAAACCGAGAGCGCGCCATGA
- a CDS encoding YifB family Mg chelatase-like AAA ATPase codes for MISKVLSSAVLGVDAYIVEVEADIALGLPAFATVGLPDGAVKESRDRVRAAIKNSGYDFPPRKITVNLAPADIKKEGAAFDLPISIAILAATSVILPARLNDYLLIGELSLDGKVKPVKGALPIAIEAKKRGFRGVVLPLENSREAAVVTGIEILGAGTLSDVVRFLNGEMEIEASRIDIGELFLKNSESPFNFSDVRGQEHAKRALEVGAGGGHNILMVGPPGSGKTMLAKRIPTILPQLTFDEAIETTKIHSIAGNLNEESSLIALRPFRAPHHTISDAGLIGGGQVPRPGEVSFAHNGLLFLDELPEFKKNVLEVMRQPLEDGLVTISRAATTITYPSSFMLVAAMNPCFCGYSTDPFHDCTCTPLHAQRYKSRVSGPLLDRMDIQIEVPAVKYKELSDERDGEPSEKIRERVKRAREIQEARYREKKGVHCNAQMSSRDVRTYCKPTEEGHKLLETAIDKLGFSARAYTRVLKVARTIADLEGAEQVQSGHISEAIQYRSLDRNS; via the coding sequence ATGATTTCAAAGGTTTTAAGCAGCGCAGTTCTCGGAGTTGACGCTTACATTGTCGAGGTGGAGGCCGATATTGCCCTGGGGCTGCCTGCTTTTGCTACTGTTGGTCTGCCTGACGGGGCCGTTAAGGAGAGCCGCGACAGGGTAAGGGCTGCCATAAAAAATTCAGGCTATGATTTCCCGCCACGGAAGATTACCGTCAACCTGGCGCCTGCCGATATTAAAAAGGAGGGGGCCGCCTTTGACCTTCCCATTTCCATTGCCATACTGGCCGCTACCTCTGTCATTTTACCAGCAAGGCTTAATGACTACCTGCTTATTGGCGAACTCTCCCTCGATGGCAAGGTGAAACCTGTCAAGGGAGCGCTCCCTATTGCCATAGAAGCCAAAAAAAGGGGTTTCAGGGGCGTTGTTCTTCCTCTCGAAAATTCACGTGAGGCGGCCGTCGTTACCGGTATAGAAATACTTGGAGCCGGGACTCTTTCCGATGTCGTCCGCTTTTTAAACGGTGAGATGGAGATAGAAGCGAGCCGTATCGACATTGGAGAACTCTTTCTTAAAAACTCGGAAAGTCCCTTCAATTTTTCCGATGTAAGGGGACAGGAGCATGCCAAACGGGCCCTCGAAGTGGGGGCGGGGGGCGGACATAATATTCTCATGGTCGGTCCTCCGGGTTCGGGAAAGACGATGCTTGCCAAGCGGATACCGACAATTTTGCCTCAGCTTACCTTTGATGAAGCCATTGAGACAACCAAGATTCACAGTATTGCAGGAAATCTCAATGAGGAAAGTTCCCTTATTGCGCTGCGGCCTTTCAGGGCGCCCCACCATACCATTTCCGATGCGGGCCTCATCGGCGGTGGGCAGGTGCCGAGACCGGGTGAGGTTTCCTTTGCCCACAACGGACTTCTTTTTCTTGACGAGCTTCCTGAATTCAAAAAGAACGTGCTTGAAGTGATGCGCCAGCCGCTGGAAGATGGCCTTGTAACCATATCGCGGGCAGCTACGACCATTACCTATCCGTCGAGCTTTATGCTTGTGGCGGCCATGAATCCCTGTTTTTGCGGCTACAGCACCGATCCTTTCCATGACTGTACCTGTACGCCTTTGCATGCACAGCGATATAAAAGCCGTGTTTCAGGCCCCCTCCTTGACCGGATGGATATTCAGATTGAAGTGCCTGCCGTAAAATATAAGGAGCTTTCAGATGAAAGGGACGGCGAACCTTCTGAAAAGATAAGAGAGAGGGTTAAGCGGGCAAGAGAGATACAGGAAGCCAGGTACAGGGAAAAGAAAGGGGTCCATTGCAACGCCCAGATGTCGTCAAGGGACGTAAGGACTTATTGCAAGCCTACGGAAGAGGGGCATAAGCTGCTGGAAACAGCCATTGACAAGCTCGGTTTTTCAGCCAGGGCCTATACGCGGGTGCTGAAAGTTGCCAGGACCATAGCCGACCTGGAGGGGGCAGAGCAGGTTCAGTCGGGGCATATTTCGGAGGCCATACAGTACAGGAGTCTGGACAGGAACAGTTAA